From Streptomonospora salina, the proteins below share one genomic window:
- a CDS encoding thiamine pyrophosphate-dependent enzyme, with product MLTREDPPRLDGPALPAELSRRLYRTMLTARLLDTEAVALQRQGVFPAYVSLRGQEAAQVGSAAAMDPRRDFAFPTYREMAVALALGVDMAGYMASHRALWHGGLYDPAASRFAPVNAVVGGPVPHAVGWALGEKLAGRTGCAVSYFGDGASSEGDVHEAMNLAGVMSAPVVFVCQNNRWALSVPNEHQIAGGSVAARAAGYGMPGTAVDGDDAAAVYTAVREALDRARAGGGPSLVEALTYRAAPHSTSDDTSRYRDPGEERAGERRDPLPRARAALEAAGQADAAFFERAEAEGRAEAERIRDAVSTTPEPDGSDLFTHVYREPTEELARQRRVWQEEVA from the coding sequence ATGCTGACCCGCGAGGATCCCCCTCGGCTGGACGGCCCCGCGCTGCCGGCCGAGCTGTCGCGCCGCCTGTACCGGACGATGCTCACCGCACGGCTGCTGGACACCGAAGCCGTGGCCCTGCAGCGCCAGGGCGTCTTTCCCGCCTACGTCTCGCTGCGCGGCCAGGAGGCCGCCCAGGTGGGCAGCGCGGCCGCCATGGACCCCCGCCGCGACTTCGCGTTCCCCACCTACCGCGAGATGGCCGTCGCGCTGGCGCTGGGCGTGGACATGGCCGGCTACATGGCCAGCCACCGCGCGCTGTGGCACGGCGGCCTGTACGACCCCGCGGCTTCGCGCTTCGCGCCGGTCAACGCCGTCGTCGGCGGCCCCGTCCCGCACGCCGTGGGCTGGGCGCTGGGCGAGAAGCTGGCCGGGCGCACCGGCTGCGCGGTGTCCTACTTCGGCGACGGCGCCAGCTCCGAGGGCGACGTGCACGAGGCGATGAACCTCGCCGGCGTCATGAGCGCACCCGTGGTGTTCGTGTGCCAGAACAACCGGTGGGCCCTGTCGGTGCCCAACGAGCACCAGATCGCGGGCGGGTCGGTGGCCGCGCGCGCCGCCGGCTACGGCATGCCCGGCACCGCCGTCGACGGCGACGACGCCGCGGCGGTCTACACCGCCGTGCGCGAGGCGCTGGACCGCGCCCGCGCCGGCGGCGGGCCCAGCCTGGTCGAGGCGCTGACCTACCGGGCCGCACCGCACTCCACCTCCGACGACACCTCCCGCTACCGCGACCCCGGCGAAGAGCGCGCCGGAGAGCGGCGCGACCCGCTGCCCCGTGCGCGCGCCGCGCTGGAGGCGGCCGGGCAAGCCGACGCCGCGTTCTTCGAGCGGGCCGAGGCCGAGGGCCGCGCCGAGGCCGAGCGCATCCGCGACGCCGTCAGCACGACTCCCGAGCCGGACGGTTCGGACCTGTTCACCCACGTCTACCGCGAACCCACCGAGGAGCTGGCCCGCCAGCGCCGCGTCTGGCAGGAGGAAGTCGCATGA
- a CDS encoding ABC transporter permease translates to MRIPYGPPAVAGAAAVVGAGVTAAADTGLLAPAAAALGVAAAFAVAVLTTRPTTDDADTRMHRLLVAPIALVLAVVLGLLAGGIVDWWLIEPAAYPLGGAIGSVAAFLLYRRLSTTLALSFGAVVAAGVLALAVTALVLRISGVAPFHAFSRMLEFGLRPDSLVIMVNSGTTFYLSAVAVAIGFKMKLFNIGVDGQYRLAALMAAAVGGYWVMPPVVHQIVVMAVAVAVGGVWAGIAGYLKVARGVSEVISTIMLNSVATGITAYMLNTDRLAVQISTNNIGTPEIPESGWIPGIPAGFMGADRDIFGLVVLAALVGVGYWLMLNRTRFGFDLRATGQSPTAARASGIDIKRMVLLSMVISGMIAGLVGMPQLLGQSHYYALDFPTGIGFTGIAIALLGRNHPVGIAFAALFWAFLDQSSQILDFEGIPKEIAVVTQATIVLTVVVVYEVVHRWGLRYQQQQVGRELARGEREEAAAS, encoded by the coding sequence ATGAGGATCCCCTACGGCCCGCCGGCGGTTGCCGGTGCGGCGGCCGTGGTCGGCGCGGGCGTCACCGCGGCCGCCGATACGGGCCTGCTCGCGCCCGCTGCGGCGGCACTGGGCGTGGCGGCGGCCTTCGCCGTTGCGGTGCTGACGACCCGGCCCACCACCGACGATGCCGACACGCGCATGCACCGGTTGCTGGTCGCCCCCATCGCGCTGGTACTGGCCGTGGTCCTCGGCCTGCTGGCGGGCGGGATCGTCGACTGGTGGCTGATCGAGCCGGCCGCCTACCCGCTGGGCGGGGCGATCGGCTCGGTGGCGGCGTTCCTGCTGTACCGGCGGCTGTCGACCACGCTGGCGCTGTCGTTCGGTGCCGTGGTGGCGGCCGGCGTGCTGGCGCTGGCGGTGACCGCGCTGGTGCTCCGGATCAGCGGCGTCGCGCCGTTCCACGCGTTCAGCCGGATGCTGGAGTTCGGGCTGCGGCCCGACAGCCTGGTCATCATGGTCAACTCCGGCACGACCTTCTACCTGTCGGCGGTGGCGGTGGCGATCGGCTTCAAGATGAAGCTGTTCAACATCGGCGTGGACGGCCAGTACCGGCTGGCGGCGCTGATGGCCGCGGCGGTGGGCGGCTACTGGGTGATGCCGCCGGTCGTGCACCAGATCGTGGTCATGGCGGTCGCGGTGGCCGTCGGCGGCGTCTGGGCGGGCATCGCCGGATACCTGAAGGTGGCCCGCGGCGTCTCCGAGGTGATCTCCACGATCATGCTGAACTCGGTGGCTACCGGCATCACCGCCTACATGCTCAACACCGACCGGCTGGCCGTGCAGATCAGCACCAACAACATCGGCACACCCGAGATCCCGGAGTCGGGGTGGATCCCCGGCATTCCCGCCGGGTTCATGGGCGCCGACCGCGACATCTTCGGGCTGGTGGTGCTGGCGGCCCTGGTGGGTGTCGGCTACTGGCTCATGCTCAACCGCACCCGGTTCGGCTTCGACCTGCGCGCCACCGGTCAGTCGCCCACCGCGGCACGGGCCAGCGGCATCGACATCAAGCGCATGGTGCTGCTGTCGATGGTCATCTCCGGGATGATCGCCGGGCTGGTGGGCATGCCCCAGCTGCTCGGCCAGTCCCACTACTACGCCCTGGACTTCCCCACCGGCATCGGGTTCACCGGCATCGCGATCGCGCTGCTGGGGCGCAACCACCCGGTGGGCATCGCGTTCGCCGCACTGTTCTGGGCGTTTCTGGACCAGTCCAGCCAGATCCTGGACTTCGAGGGCATTCCCAAGGAGATCGCCGTGGTCACCCAGGCCACCATCGTGCTGACCGTGGTCGTGGTGTACGAGGTCGTGCACCGCTGGGGTCTGCGCTACCAGCAGCAGCAGGTCGGCCGGGAACTGGCCCGCGGCGAGCGTGAGGAGGCGGCGGCGTCATGA
- a CDS encoding cytidine deaminase: protein MAEHTPGGGTGAAQVDWPRLRTVAARAQERAYAPYSGFPVGAAALVDDGRTVSGCNVENASYGLGLCAECGLVSALHATGGGRLRAFACVGPSPDPLMPCGRCRQLLYEHGGAGLLVDTPRGVLALGELLPQAFGPDDLDG, encoded by the coding sequence ATGGCCGAGCACACGCCCGGCGGCGGTACCGGGGCGGCGCAGGTCGACTGGCCGCGACTGCGTACGGTGGCCGCGCGGGCGCAAGAGCGCGCCTACGCACCCTATTCGGGGTTCCCGGTGGGGGCGGCGGCGCTGGTCGACGACGGCCGGACGGTCTCGGGCTGCAACGTCGAGAACGCTTCCTACGGGCTGGGACTGTGCGCCGAGTGCGGCCTGGTTTCGGCCCTGCACGCCACCGGCGGCGGCCGGCTGCGCGCCTTCGCCTGCGTGGGCCCCTCCCCCGACCCGCTGATGCCGTGCGGCCGGTGCCGCCAGCTGCTCTACGAGCACGGCGGCGCGGGTCTGCTGGTGGACACCCCGCGCGGTGTGCTGGCGCTGGGCGAACTACTGCCCCAGGCGTTCGGCCCCGACGACCTGGACGGGTAG
- a CDS encoding ABC transporter ATP-binding protein, protein MSSAPSGGGEEPPAVELRGITKRFPGVVANHDIDIAVGSGTVHAIVGENGAGKSTLMKTLYGMHRPDEGTIAVQGAEVRLGSPSEAIKHGIGMVHQHFMLADNLTVLENVVLGAERRSGIGQGARARIGALSEQYGLGVEPDRLMEELGVGQRQRVEILKVLYRGAGIVILDEPTAVLVPQEVDELFDNLRELKREGLTVIFISHKLDEVLSVADTITVIRRGTTVATVDPGGTTARELATLMVGGELPVPELRDSTVTDRPMLEVGGLRVGDPGGRPVVDDVSLNIREGEIVGIAGVEGNGQSELIEAVMGMLPVEAGSVRLDGGDITGWDTLAIREAGVGYIPEDRTRHGMLLESPLWENRILGHQGERPNSRGIWVDRAGARADTERIVADYDVRTPGIDVIAEALSGGNQQKLIVGREMSGGPKVLVAAHPTRGVDVGAQAAIWEHLRRARGDGLAVLLVSADLDELIGMSDTLHVILRGRLVAEADPMTVTPEELGAAMTGAGLRDDAGGTGGEGEGGE, encoded by the coding sequence ATGAGCAGCGCACCGTCCGGCGGCGGGGAGGAACCTCCCGCCGTCGAGCTGCGTGGGATAACCAAGAGGTTCCCGGGGGTCGTGGCCAACCACGACATCGATATCGCCGTGGGCTCCGGAACGGTCCACGCCATCGTGGGTGAGAACGGCGCCGGCAAGTCCACGCTGATGAAGACCCTCTACGGCATGCACCGGCCGGACGAGGGCACCATCGCCGTCCAAGGCGCGGAGGTGCGGCTGGGCTCCCCGTCCGAGGCCATCAAGCACGGCATCGGCATGGTGCACCAGCACTTCATGCTCGCCGACAACCTCACCGTGCTGGAGAACGTGGTGCTGGGCGCCGAGCGCCGCAGCGGCATCGGCCAGGGCGCGCGGGCCCGCATCGGGGCTCTGTCCGAGCAGTACGGGCTGGGTGTGGAGCCCGACCGGCTGATGGAGGAACTGGGGGTCGGCCAGCGCCAGCGCGTCGAGATCCTCAAGGTGCTCTACCGCGGCGCCGGCATCGTCATCCTGGACGAGCCCACCGCGGTGCTGGTGCCCCAGGAGGTCGACGAGCTGTTCGACAACCTGCGCGAGCTCAAGCGGGAGGGCCTGACGGTCATCTTCATCTCGCACAAGCTCGACGAGGTGCTGTCGGTGGCCGACACCATCACCGTCATCCGCCGCGGGACCACGGTGGCCACCGTCGACCCGGGCGGCACGACCGCCCGCGAGCTGGCCACTCTGATGGTCGGCGGCGAGCTCCCCGTGCCCGAGCTGCGCGATTCCACGGTCACCGACCGACCGATGCTGGAGGTCGGCGGCCTGCGGGTGGGCGACCCCGGCGGCCGGCCGGTCGTCGACGACGTGTCGCTGAACATCCGCGAAGGCGAGATCGTGGGCATCGCGGGGGTCGAGGGCAACGGCCAGTCCGAACTGATCGAGGCCGTCATGGGCATGCTGCCGGTGGAGGCCGGGAGCGTGCGGCTGGACGGCGGCGACATCACCGGTTGGGACACGCTGGCGATCCGCGAGGCGGGGGTCGGCTACATCCCCGAGGACCGGACCCGCCACGGGATGCTGCTGGAATCCCCCCTGTGGGAGAACCGCATCCTCGGCCATCAGGGCGAGCGCCCCAACTCCCGCGGCATCTGGGTCGACCGCGCCGGCGCGCGCGCCGACACCGAGCGGATCGTGGCCGACTACGACGTGCGCACCCCCGGCATCGACGTCATCGCCGAGGCGCTCAGCGGCGGCAACCAGCAGAAACTGATCGTGGGGCGCGAGATGAGCGGCGGCCCCAAGGTGCTGGTGGCGGCCCATCCCACCCGGGGCGTGGACGTGGGGGCCCAGGCGGCGATCTGGGAGCACCTGCGGCGGGCGCGCGGCGACGGGCTCGCCGTGCTGCTGGTCTCGGCGGATCTGGACGAGCTGATCGGCATGTCCGACACGCTGCACGTCATTCTGCGCGGCCGACTGGTGGCGGAGGCCGACCCGATGACGGTGACGCCCGAAGAACTGGGTGCGGCGATGACCGGTGCCGGTCTGCGCGACGACGCCGGCGGTACCGGCGGTGAAGGCGAGGGCGGCGAATGA
- a CDS encoding thymidine phosphorylase, with the protein MEAIDVIAAKRDGGELTREQIDWVVDAYTRGAVAEEQMAALCMAVVWRGMTRAETGAWTRAMLDSGERLDFSGLGRPTTDKHSTGGVGDKITLALTPTVAACGAAVPQLSGRGLGHTGGTLDKLESIPGWHAGLTPEGMRRRLGETGAVVCAAGPGLAPADRKLYALRDVTATVESIPLIAASIMSKKLAEGTGSLVLDVKVGSGAFMKDVASARELAETMVAIGTDHGVRTRALLTAMDAPLGRRVGNALEVAEAVEVLAGGGPGDVVELTVELAREMLQAAGLHDARDPAEALRDGSAMDSWRRMIAAQGGDPDAPTPVAAEQRDVLAPATGTLTRLDAYGVGVAAWRLGAGRARKEDPVSAGAGVELHAAPGEEVRAGRPLFTLHTDGPDRFGRAAEALADAFTIDGPPDRFPLILDRVG; encoded by the coding sequence ATGGAGGCCATCGACGTCATCGCCGCCAAGCGCGACGGCGGCGAACTGACCCGCGAGCAGATCGACTGGGTCGTCGACGCCTACACCCGCGGCGCGGTGGCCGAAGAGCAGATGGCGGCGCTGTGCATGGCCGTGGTGTGGCGGGGCATGACCCGCGCCGAGACCGGCGCGTGGACCCGGGCGATGCTGGACTCCGGCGAACGGCTCGATTTCTCCGGGCTCGGCCGGCCCACCACCGACAAGCACTCCACCGGCGGCGTCGGCGACAAGATCACGCTGGCGCTGACTCCGACGGTCGCCGCCTGCGGTGCGGCCGTGCCGCAGCTGTCGGGGCGCGGGCTCGGCCACACCGGCGGCACCCTGGACAAGCTGGAATCGATCCCGGGCTGGCACGCCGGCCTCACCCCCGAAGGGATGCGCCGCCGGCTCGGCGAGACGGGCGCCGTGGTGTGCGCGGCGGGGCCCGGCCTGGCGCCCGCCGACCGCAAGCTCTACGCGCTGCGCGACGTGACCGCGACCGTGGAGTCGATCCCGCTGATCGCCGCGTCGATCATGTCCAAGAAGCTCGCCGAAGGCACCGGTTCGCTGGTCCTGGACGTCAAGGTCGGATCGGGCGCGTTCATGAAGGACGTCGCCTCGGCGCGCGAACTCGCCGAGACGATGGTGGCCATCGGCACCGACCACGGCGTGCGCACCCGGGCGCTGCTGACCGCGATGGACGCCCCGCTGGGCCGCCGCGTGGGCAACGCGCTGGAGGTCGCCGAAGCGGTGGAGGTGCTGGCCGGCGGCGGCCCCGGCGACGTCGTGGAGCTGACGGTCGAGCTGGCCCGGGAGATGCTGCAGGCGGCCGGCCTCCACGACGCCCGTGATCCCGCCGAGGCGCTGCGCGACGGCTCGGCGATGGACTCCTGGCGGCGGATGATCGCCGCACAGGGCGGCGATCCCGACGCCCCGACGCCGGTCGCCGCCGAACAGCGCGACGTCCTCGCTCCGGCGACGGGGACGCTGACGCGTCTGGACGCCTACGGGGTGGGCGTGGCCGCGTGGCGGCTGGGCGCGGGCCGGGCCCGCAAGGAGGACCCGGTCTCCGCCGGCGCCGGGGTCGAGCTGCACGCCGCCCCGGGCGAGGAGGTCCGTGCCGGACGGCCGCTGTTCACTCTGCACACCGACGGCCCCGACCGCTTCGGGCGCGCCGCCGAAGCTCTCGCCGACGCGTTCACGATCGACGGCCCGCCCGACCGCTTCCCCCTGATCCTCGACCGGGTGGGATGA
- a CDS encoding alpha-ketoacid dehydrogenase subunit beta → MREALNLALDEALTEDPATLVFGEDVGRLGGVFRVTEGLQRRHGEHRVFDTPLSEAAIAGMAVGLAMNGRRPVPELQFDGFAYPAMDQIVNQIARMNYRSRGAAPMPITLRIPSFGGIQAPEHHGESLEAAFAHVPGLKVAAPSDAPDAYRLLLQSVRSDDPVVFLEPKARYWDRSPAPAGADSGGDPAVGTARVVRSGRHATLVAWGAMVHRCLQAAEAAAEDGVQLEVVDLRWLKPIDAAGLAESVRRTRRAVVVHEAPLTAGLGGEVSALITEGAFARLAAPVQRVAGFDVVYPAGPLEPQYLPTVDRILSAVQRTFG, encoded by the coding sequence ATGCGCGAGGCGCTGAACCTGGCGCTGGACGAAGCGCTGACCGAGGACCCGGCGACCCTGGTCTTCGGCGAGGACGTGGGCCGGCTCGGCGGCGTCTTCCGCGTGACCGAGGGGCTCCAGCGGCGCCACGGCGAGCACCGCGTCTTCGACACCCCGCTGTCCGAGGCGGCGATCGCGGGGATGGCCGTCGGGCTGGCGATGAACGGCCGGCGCCCCGTACCCGAGCTGCAGTTCGACGGGTTCGCTTACCCGGCCATGGATCAGATCGTCAATCAGATCGCGCGGATGAACTACCGCTCGCGCGGTGCCGCCCCGATGCCGATCACGCTGCGGATTCCGAGCTTCGGGGGCATCCAGGCGCCCGAGCACCACGGCGAGAGCCTGGAGGCGGCCTTCGCCCACGTACCCGGGCTGAAGGTGGCCGCGCCCTCCGACGCACCCGACGCCTACCGCCTGCTGCTGCAGTCGGTGCGCAGTGACGACCCGGTGGTGTTCCTGGAACCCAAGGCACGCTACTGGGACCGCAGCCCGGCCCCCGCCGGCGCGGACTCCGGCGGGGACCCGGCGGTGGGCACCGCCCGTGTGGTGCGCTCGGGCCGCCACGCCACGCTGGTCGCCTGGGGTGCGATGGTGCACCGCTGCCTGCAGGCGGCCGAAGCCGCCGCCGAGGACGGTGTGCAGCTGGAGGTTGTGGACCTGCGCTGGCTCAAGCCGATCGACGCGGCCGGTCTGGCGGAGTCGGTGCGCCGCACCCGGCGCGCGGTGGTGGTCCACGAGGCCCCGCTGACGGCGGGTCTGGGCGGCGAGGTCAGCGCGCTGATCACCGAAGGGGCGTTCGCGCGGCTGGCCGCTCCGGTGCAGCGGGTCGCCGGGTTCGACGTGGTCTACCCCGCGGGCCCGCTGGAACCGCAGTACCTGCCCACGGTGGACCGCATCCTGTCGGCGGTGCAGCGGACTTTCGGCTGA
- a CDS encoding ABC transporter permease, with the protein MSQDLTVTEAPAAAGGRRGGRSRWRFVSVALAAFVALAGVRAIADQPMLTSPGTIQATLAFAVPIGLAGLGGVWAERAGIINIGLEGMMVLGTWFGAYFAFTFDDPWAGLVAGVLGGMAGGLIHAVATVTFGVDHIVSGVAINILAVGAMRYLSLLFFVDTPGGGAAQSPQLPEFPQVGLPFVADALAPVRDSGVFLLADTASLVTGLTTGMSVVTLLAILLAPLTFAVLWHTPFGLRLRSCGENPDAAESLGVPVYAYKFTAVVFSGGFAGMGGVFLAMVASSVYQEGQTGGRGYIGLAAMIFGNWRPGGLAMGAGLFGFTDALQVRGGGGAVHALLLLIALALLAGAAAVLAAAAWRTRGTAGFARVAGVGGVFAAGTALAAVGGAAAATGAAWWWAAAALGAAAGAAAAVRALRAWPAAAGKPPVSAVAAAAAGVLVLVWYFATDALPGQLVTYSPHIATLLVLALASQRLRPPANVGRQWRKGRA; encoded by the coding sequence ATGAGCCAGGATCTGACGGTCACCGAGGCCCCCGCGGCCGCCGGCGGCCGGCGCGGCGGCCGGTCGCGGTGGCGCTTCGTCAGCGTCGCCCTCGCGGCGTTCGTCGCGCTGGCGGGGGTGCGTGCCATCGCCGACCAGCCGATGCTGACCAGCCCCGGCACCATCCAAGCGACGCTGGCGTTCGCGGTGCCGATCGGGTTGGCCGGGCTGGGCGGGGTGTGGGCCGAACGCGCCGGGATCATCAACATCGGCCTCGAAGGCATGATGGTGCTGGGCACCTGGTTCGGCGCCTACTTCGCCTTCACCTTCGACGACCCGTGGGCGGGGCTGGTCGCCGGCGTGCTGGGCGGCATGGCCGGCGGGCTGATCCACGCGGTGGCCACGGTGACGTTCGGCGTGGACCACATCGTCTCGGGCGTGGCGATCAACATCCTCGCCGTGGGCGCGATGCGCTACCTGTCGCTGCTGTTCTTCGTCGACACCCCCGGCGGGGGCGCGGCCCAATCGCCGCAGCTTCCGGAGTTCCCGCAGGTGGGGCTGCCGTTCGTGGCCGATGCGCTGGCACCGGTGCGCGATTCGGGCGTCTTCCTGCTGGCCGACACCGCCTCGCTGGTCACCGGGCTGACGACGGGCATGTCGGTGGTGACGCTGCTGGCGATCCTGCTGGCGCCGCTGACGTTCGCGGTACTGTGGCACACCCCGTTCGGGCTGCGGCTGCGTTCGTGCGGGGAGAACCCTGACGCCGCCGAGTCGCTGGGTGTTCCGGTCTACGCCTACAAGTTCACCGCGGTGGTGTTCTCCGGCGGGTTCGCCGGCATGGGCGGGGTCTTCCTCGCGATGGTGGCCTCGTCGGTGTACCAGGAGGGCCAGACCGGCGGGCGCGGCTACATCGGCCTCGCCGCCATGATCTTCGGCAACTGGCGGCCGGGCGGGCTGGCGATGGGCGCCGGGCTGTTCGGGTTCACCGACGCGCTCCAGGTGCGCGGCGGCGGTGGCGCGGTGCACGCGCTGCTGCTGCTGATCGCGCTGGCGCTGCTGGCGGGCGCGGCCGCCGTGCTGGCGGCGGCGGCCTGGCGCACGCGCGGCACCGCCGGCTTCGCCCGCGTGGCCGGCGTCGGCGGCGTGTTCGCCGCGGGCACCGCGCTCGCCGCGGTCGGCGGCGCGGCGGCGGCCACCGGCGCCGCCTGGTGGTGGGCCGCCGCGGCACTGGGCGCGGCCGCGGGTGCGGCCGCGGCGGTGCGGGCGCTGCGCGCATGGCCCGCGGCGGCCGGCAAACCGCCGGTGTCGGCGGTGGCCGCGGCGGCCGCGGGCGTCCTGGTACTGGTGTGGTACTTCGCCACCGACGCGCTGCCCGGCCAACTGGTCACCTACAGCCCGCACATCGCGACGCTGCTGGTGCTGGCGCTGGCGTCCCAGCGCCTGCGCCCGCCGGCGAACGTGGGCCGGCAGTGGCGCAAGGGGCGCGCGTGA
- a CDS encoding BMP family lipoprotein, whose translation MNKRAAKLASATAAGVLTLALTACDNPEGGDAQGDGGGGGDDGIRVGLAYDVGGRGDKSFNDSAYRGLQQVEEELGISSDNIQDFEPSEGESDVDKEERLKNMADQGFDVIIGVGFAYTQPMINVAGEDAYSDVDFAIVDSEITDQDNVTSLVFAEEEASYLVGAAAALKTEEDHIGFVGGVETPLIHKFEAGYVAGAQEINPDVEIETAYLTQPPDMSGFSDPATGRSTAQGQLDQGADVIYHAAGASGNGVLEAVAGAEKMFIGVDSDQYKTAPEDQKQYVITSAVKRVDTAVFEFVESVQNGEAQSGIQRFDLASGGVGYSTSNEDAISDVQDRLDELKQQIVDGEIEVPSEP comes from the coding sequence GTGAACAAGCGAGCCGCCAAGCTCGCCTCCGCTACCGCGGCAGGCGTGCTGACCCTGGCCTTGACGGCCTGTGACAACCCCGAAGGCGGGGACGCCCAGGGCGACGGCGGAGGCGGAGGCGACGACGGGATCCGCGTCGGCCTCGCTTACGACGTCGGCGGTCGGGGCGACAAGTCGTTCAACGACTCGGCCTACCGGGGCCTGCAGCAGGTCGAGGAGGAGCTGGGCATCAGCTCCGACAACATCCAGGATTTCGAGCCCAGCGAGGGCGAGTCGGACGTCGACAAGGAAGAACGCCTCAAGAACATGGCCGACCAGGGCTTCGATGTGATCATCGGGGTGGGCTTCGCCTACACCCAGCCGATGATCAACGTGGCCGGCGAGGACGCCTACTCCGACGTCGACTTCGCCATCGTCGACTCCGAGATCACCGACCAGGACAACGTCACCAGCCTGGTCTTCGCCGAAGAGGAGGCCTCCTACCTGGTCGGCGCGGCAGCCGCGCTGAAGACCGAGGAGGACCACATCGGCTTCGTCGGCGGTGTCGAGACCCCGCTGATCCACAAGTTCGAGGCCGGATACGTGGCCGGGGCGCAAGAGATCAACCCCGATGTCGAGATCGAGACCGCCTACCTCACCCAGCCGCCGGACATGAGCGGCTTCTCCGACCCGGCGACGGGCCGCAGCACCGCCCAGGGCCAGCTGGACCAGGGCGCCGACGTCATCTACCACGCGGCGGGCGCCTCCGGTAACGGCGTGCTCGAAGCGGTGGCCGGCGCCGAGAAGATGTTCATCGGCGTCGACAGCGACCAGTACAAGACGGCCCCCGAGGATCAGAAGCAGTACGTGATCACCTCGGCGGTCAAGCGCGTGGACACCGCGGTGTTCGAGTTCGTGGAGTCGGTGCAGAACGGCGAGGCGCAGTCGGGTATCCAGCGCTTCGACCTCGCCAGCGGCGGCGTCGGCTACTCCACGTCCAACGAGGACGCGATCTCCGACGTGCAGGACCGTCTCGACGAGCTCAAGCAGCAGATCGTCGACGGCGAGATCGAGGTCCCGAGCGAGCCCTGA
- a CDS encoding alpha/beta fold hydrolase, giving the protein MTRHTLQREVPLRYTPPPPDASGVPVLLVHGFGSDYRLNWESTGWTRALEGLPVFGCDLRGHGGSGKPHDPAAYSLDAFVGDLEALLDALGMARADVVGYSLGARLAWELAVRRPQRVRRAVLAGFGPRDAFAGADLDDPESDTSPFGQVYRAAAALPGGDAAALAACARGQAARPFSAAPAPAGIPALLLAGERDEFADGAEDLARAVGGTALRAPGRDHRTAVAARRLKNAAVDFLGAEAGAPSRTPT; this is encoded by the coding sequence ATGACCCGGCACACGCTGCAGCGCGAGGTTCCGCTGCGCTACACCCCTCCCCCGCCGGACGCCTCGGGCGTGCCGGTGCTGCTGGTGCACGGGTTCGGCTCGGACTACCGGCTGAACTGGGAGAGCACCGGTTGGACGCGCGCGCTGGAAGGCCTGCCGGTCTTCGGCTGCGATCTGCGCGGGCACGGTGGCAGCGGAAAGCCGCACGACCCGGCGGCCTACTCCCTCGACGCCTTCGTCGGCGACCTGGAGGCCCTGCTGGACGCGCTGGGCATGGCCCGCGCCGATGTCGTGGGCTACTCGCTGGGCGCGCGGCTGGCCTGGGAGCTGGCGGTGCGCCGGCCGCAGCGGGTGCGCCGCGCGGTGCTGGCCGGGTTCGGGCCCCGCGACGCGTTCGCCGGCGCCGACCTGGACGATCCGGAGTCCGACACGTCGCCGTTCGGGCAGGTCTATCGCGCCGCGGCCGCACTGCCCGGAGGCGACGCGGCGGCGCTGGCGGCGTGTGCGCGCGGGCAGGCCGCCCGCCCGTTCTCCGCCGCGCCGGCGCCCGCGGGGATCCCGGCGCTGCTGCTGGCCGGCGAACGCGACGAGTTCGCCGACGGCGCCGAGGACCTCGCCCGCGCGGTGGGCGGGACGGCGCTGCGGGCGCCCGGGCGCGACCACCGCACCGCCGTGGCGGCCCGGCGCCTCAAGAACGCCGCGGTGGACTTCCTCGGCGCCGAAGCGGGTGCGCCGTCCCGGACGCCGACGTGA
- a CDS encoding biotin/lipoyl-containing protein — protein sequence MTTSETTFHLPDLGEGLVEATVLEWLVGPGERVERNGPLVEVETTKSAAEIPSPHSGVVARLHAEEGETVAVGAPLVTFEIEEEAAGIVGTVPGEEAPARRRVRLTPPEDEPGS from the coding sequence ATGACGACGAGCGAGACGACGTTCCACCTTCCCGACCTGGGCGAAGGGCTGGTCGAGGCGACCGTGCTGGAGTGGCTGGTCGGGCCCGGCGAGCGGGTGGAGCGCAACGGGCCGCTGGTGGAGGTCGAGACCACCAAGTCGGCGGCGGAGATCCCTTCTCCGCACAGCGGCGTGGTCGCGCGCCTGCACGCCGAGGAGGGCGAAACGGTGGCCGTGGGGGCGCCGCTGGTCACCTTCGAGATCGAGGAGGAGGCGGCGGGGATCGTCGGCACGGTGCCCGGCGAAGAGGCGCCGGCGCGCCGGCGCGTCCGGCTCACACCGCCCGAGGACGAGCCGGGATCGTGA